CGCTGGATCACGCATGGAAGTGGGGCAACCGTCCTTCGAGGTTCGGTTTCAGGTCCTTTTCGGACTGTTCTGCGGGAGCAAATTCACCGGCTTCAACTCCCTGTAGATGTCATCCCCCCCCCCCGGACTTCTACGCCATCTCCGCAATTAATCGGAATCACTTCACCCGATTGAGTGATTGTTCCCGCTTCAGTTATCCCCCATTCGGGTATCCAGCGCCTCCAGGGACATTTTGTTTGCATTTTGTACCTCTTTTTGGCGCATTTCCAGGCTGTGTAGCAGCCCCTGAGCCCTTGCCGCAGACCCTCTGAAAGCCCTCTTAGACACTAAAAAACCCAGTCAGTGACTGGGTTTTTGAAACGGAGAGGGTCGGATTCGAACCGACGGTGCCATTGCTGACACGCTGGTTTTCAAGACCAGAGCCATAAACCACTCGACCACCTCTCCACGAGAGTCGTGCCCAGGGGCTCGACTCATCAATGATAGCAACCCTAGTCACTGCCTTGATACTGGGCTTTTGCTCCTTTCGGCGTCTGTCTGCTTGTCAAAGGTGCCTCCTTGCGCTTCCTGTGGTTTCGCGTAGCTTCAGGTCAGAAAACGGTCCAAGAACGGTCCAACGATGGCTCTGCTTTCCAGTTTGCAAAAACACCTGGACGACCGCTTCATTCGGTCCACAGCGGTCCAACACGGAAAGACCCTGGCCCTCCGCGGAACTTTTAAGCAGCGCGACGGCAGCAGCAAGCGAATGCGTGTCTCTTTGGATCTACCGGCTGAAAATGATCAGCTCATCCATGCTGAGTCCCGAGCCTCAGAATTCTGGGCTGAGTATCAACGCCTGGGGTATTTGCCGAATCCCATGCCCTGGGTGGTGAAGGTAATGCCGCTTCCTTCTGCCAAGACTTTGACGGTCACCAGTGCAATTGGTCAGTTAGAGGCTGATTTTTTTCGAGGCAAAGAAGGTAACGCTCAGCAGAGACGAAGTTGGGCTCGTATTGCTGATGTTCTTCAACACCTCAAACCTGTCGGCAACGCCGCAGTAACTACTGATCTGTTGGTTGCTGTTGCTGAACAGTGCAGTGACCCTCAGACACGGGTCCGGCAAGACGCCTGCAAACAGTTCAAGCGTTTGGCAAAGCTGGTTGGCTTGAAAGAGTTAGAGCGCTTCGATTCGATTCGAGGTGACTACAAGCCAAAGCAGCGCAGCAGTTTTGATGAGTCGCTGTTGATCGATTTGATCGACGGCCTTCGCGACGATGGCCAATACGGATGGCTCACGGCCGCATTGTTCGTGTACGGCACGAGACCAGCAGAAACCTGGAGCCTGATCCCCAAAGACAACGGCACAGCTTTCGCAGTCAACCTGCCCAAGGGCAAGTCACCCCATCCGAAGTACCCCCTCGCACTTCCGCAGGAGCTGGTCAGTCGGTGGAGGCTGTTGGAGGTTGACCGACGGTGGAGCTTTGATCTCGGTTCCTATGACAGCGAATATGCGAAGTATCTAGGCAATCAATGGTGTCGCTGGGTCCAGGTAAGAGCCAAGCGGATTGAGGGATTGGCTGGTCTGCAACTGATGGACTTGAGACATGCCTGGGGCATCCGGTCAATCCATGCTGATCTTGATCCGCGCAAGGCGGCCAAAAGCATGGGCCACAGCATTGAGATGCACTTCCGTACTTACAACTCCACCTATGACGAGCTGGATGCGGAGCGAGCTGCAGCAGCTCTTACTAAGCGCCAGCAGCAGATGCAGCAGTAAACGCGATTAAGGATTAACGCCTGGAGCCCTAGGCCTTGCTAGTACAGGCGTTCTGCTTTCGTGTCTATGTCGGTTGATCATGGGGTCTACGACTCACCAGACTCAGAACGGCCCATCTTTCTGGATGTCGCTCCAGGGATGACGGTCATCGTCAAACACGACCTTCAGATCGGAGAGAAGCGCGACAAGGATTGGTGGATGGGGCAGGTGATCCACTGCGGCGGAGCTGCCCGTGATCCGAAGATCCACAACCTCTTTCAGATCGCTGATGTGGACACCGGAGCGATTCGCTGGGTGAACGCAGATCTGGTCAGTCACATCCTTCCAGCGACTGACTGACGAAAACACCCGTTTAGGGGATGCGCCTTCACCACCCTTTCAGCGACGGTGATTTTCTATTAACTAATAACTACTGCGCTCAATCGTGGCAGGCATTGAAGGCTGATTCATGAGCTTTTAGGTGTGATTGAAGAAATAAAAAGCCCCTATCAATGCAGGAGCTTCAGGTTTGATATGTTTAGAAAGATGGTCAGTTTGGAGACAACACAATTGGTCACCTACACATAGTGGCACAAATAGATCCACCTTTAGTATGATCGCCACCACCACCCGAAACACCTTCTAGCTCCTCTTCACTGAGCTGACTGATCTTATCAGCAGTGAATTCGTGGCCGTGTTCTTTAGCAATGCCCACAATATCTTCAGGTGACTTAGCTGCCTTTAGCTTGTCTTGAAGATTGGAGTCGCCTTTGACCTTTTCTAGGAAGGCTTTGAGTTGTTCTAGGGACATGGGTATCAGGTCTGTTCAGCAGTCATAGCAACGTTCCGCTGCAGTGTCTTTGGCTAACAATTACTGCGCTCAATCGTGCCAGGTATTGGAGACTAATGGCGGGCTTATTTGGTTGATTGAAGAAATAAAAAGCCCCTGCCGTTGCAGGGACTTTAACGTATCTGCGATTTGTTATCAAATTAACGCTTGCAATTAGACATTAATCGGCGAAATTAACTGGGCTATTGTTGAGGACCCCAGGACCAGGACCAGGACCAGGAGGTGGAGGAGGAGGAACAAATCCACCAGCCACAACTTCTAGCTCCTCTTCACTGAGAAGGCTGAACTTATCTACAGTAAATTCATGACCATGTTCTTTAGCAATTTCTACAACATCTTCAGGTGACTTAGCTGCCTTTAGCTTGTCTTGAAGATTGGAGTCGCCTTTGACCTTTTCTAGGAAGGCTTTGAGTTGTTCTAGGGACATGGGTAGCAGGTCTGTTCAGCAGTCATAGGCACGGTCAGCAGCGTTGTCAGTTAGCAATAAAAAAGCCCGCTAAGTACGGGCGATGGTGCCAGGTATTGAAGGCTGATTTATGAACTTATTGGTAAGATTAAAGAAGTAAAAAGCCCTTGCTAATGCAAGGGCTTTGGGTGTGTAGCGTGTGTTGCATGCATGTGTTGTGTGTGTTGCCCCTCAGCAATAGCGTTTAATGCATGTGTTTGTGTGGCTCAAAATCCTCCATGGCAGGGCATGCATGTGTGCTTGTTCCATGTGTTGTTTGCTCCAGCCACGCCTTCCAGCTCCTTTTCACTGAGTTGGCTGATGTGCTGGGATTCAAATTCGTGACCGTGCTCCTTAGCAATAGACACCACATCGTCTGATGATTTAGCTGCCTTGAGTCGGTCTTGGAGGCTGGTGTCGCCTTTGACCTTTTCTAGGAAGGCTTTGAGTTGTTCTAGGGACATGGGTATCAGGTCTGTTCAGCAGTCATAGCAACGGTTGACAGGAAGCACCGTATTCACTTGCTTGACATAAAAAACCCCGCACTTGGCGGGGCTGGTGATCAGAATGTGAATGAGGCGATTGCTTGCGCAGGAGTCATGCCAGTGGGCCACGGCCACCGTTTAACCATTCCCAAATTCGAAGCGTGGGGGAGTAATTCGGGCCGCGTTATACAGGAACCGAACGACATCCTGCCCGAAATTGCCACCTGCCACGCATTCAAGTTGATCAATTGTCAGCTCTTGGTCGAGCAGTTCAGCGTTGTTGTAGTCAGTGTTGAAAGTAGTCATTGTTTTAAAGGGGATAAGTGTGTGAGGTGTGTTGGGGTGTTGCCCCCTCGACTCCTTCAAGATCACAGCCCCTCTGGTGAACCCCACTACACAGCTCTGGTGTAGACCCCAAGATGTTCTGGTGAGCTTCTGGTGAACCGCTCAGATCCCAGTGTCTGAAAGCTCTTAGTTCACGCGGAAGCCGGTGACGCCAAGGCTCCAGGGCAATGAAAAAGCCCTGCGCTCGGCAGGGTTATGGACGGCTTGCAATCCATCGATTGATTGGTGTCATCGCTTCCTCTAACGCTTCATCACTTAGCGGCTCCAGCTTTCGCCATAGCGGTGACGCTGCATTGAATCGAGTGTGGTTCTGCACGTGCCTTTGCAATGACGGCAGACCATCAGGGTCTGTCTCTAAATAAATGCCCCTTTTGTCCACTCCATCCCGTAAGTAGTCATCTAATTGGCCATCACGGTGCATTCGTCGCAATGTCACGCATGAGCGAAACCCAAGGTGGGAACTTGCATTATTCAGATTTAAGACGGCCATAATCTCAATTAGGTGATCAACCAATGATTCGCTGGCGCTATTGGAAAAGTGCGCGCACGGACGACCCACGTCGTTTTGTCCAGTAGGACCCAGCCCAATTGGTGATTCCCACTTTGAAAGCCAATCTGCATCTGATTCATACTTTTGGCCTTCCCTTTAAAGGCTTTTCATGCATCCACGACACCAGGCCAGAAGGGCAATGATTCATCGATCACCCTCGCAGAAGAACTCTCCGCCACCCTTTCGGCGGAGAAACTCTTTCGCAATCAACCTGGATAAAGATTCTGATGGAGTCTTCCTCAATTCCATGGCCATTTGCGCAAGTGATTCAAGAGAAGAATCGCCATCTTCACCCAGAGGATTGTTTCGCCCAAAGTTCATCTCATTTCTACCATAAAGACCAAAAGCAATAGCTCAAAAATTGAGCAAAACAAAAAAGAGCACATTAATCATCCTTGACAAGATCGGCAAGACAATCAACAAGTTCACGAATTCTTTGCTTGGTCATCGCTGCAGTTAAACGCTCAGCTATTTGCTTCGTATCGTTTGTGATGTAGAGCTGCCTGGATGGCCCACGTTTTTGAAGACCGCAATAGATGCGCCCTTCATTGACCGACATCTCCCCTTGCTCCACCTTTACCCAAGCCTCTTGGCATAAAGCGTGGTCCTTTCCATAGCGCTTACACCTGTCAGGGTCCGCAGCGTATGCCCTTAGCTGCTGGCGAGCACCAGCCTTGGTATTTGAATGGAACTTGGCTGAAAAAGGCGTCCTTTCTACACCTCGTTTAGGGCCTCTTTGACCATGCCCGAGCTTTGTCTCTTCATGAATCAAATCAAGGATCTCATCGTCACCTGTCACCTCAGCAATTCGTAGTGCATCTGGGCGTATAGCCAAGCGGTCAACCGGATCTAAGGCACTCACAAGTGACTTAATCGCTTGATGCTGCACTGCATTTGCTTTGACCTCTACCTGACAGACATAAGGTAGAACTTTTGTCACCGTCGTATTCAGACCGCCGTTATCCGAAGAGTCCTCAACCCATTCGCGGAAGCTATCCCAACGTTTAACAAGCCTTGAAGTTGCTGCATAACCGATCTCCCAACCACGCCGTGCAATGAACTGCTGAAGCTCACCTGCAATACCCGCAGCAACTGCGGGATGGCTCACCGTCTGCTGCATCTGTTCGATCTGCATCGTGTTCATCTGAACCTCACTGTCCAACGTCAAGCGCCAAACATCACGACGCTTAAGATCTACTGAAGCTTGATCTAACTGCTTTGTGAAAGTTGTCATTTTTAGGAAGCCTCCTCGTTATCCGACATGAAATCCTCAATCAACTCTTCCCAACTTCTTTTTCTCTCCTCTTGAGTATCTCCACCTCGAAGCCACATCTGATGGATATCACCAGGCGACCTTCCATACTTAAGCGCCCACTTCTCGGCTTTTTTACGTTCTTCTTCAGAAATCAAATGGCTACCAGTTCCATCATGGAGCAAGCTTCCGTCTGACTCACCTTCAGAGCCAAGCCCTTCGCGTTCGAGGTGTTTTCCTGACGTACCACCAGCACTGCCAATATCTCGATCTTGCTTGATCCGATACTCGGCCGTTGCAGAGCGCATACTCTCTGCAAGTTCCCACCAGCCTGGCTCCTTCGGAATAAAAACCATTGCATCCTGGAAACCGACGCCTTTCTCCTTACGCAGGACTCGACCCACGATTTGATAAAAACTCAGTGGCGCACTGATGTTGGTTGCCCAAACTAGAACTCGCAGGAATGGAATATCAACACCTTCGCTGACCATGCCGACGCTGACTAACCAGCGTGGCCGACTCAGATCCCTGTTGTAGCCATATTCGGGCTTTCCCTGAAAAAGCTTCAGCTGTGACTGAGCGTTGCCGCTGATTTTTTGGTGAACAACAGCGGGCTCTTGGCCTGTAATCGTCTCCAGTAAGCCACCAATCTCGTTGGCATGATCTGTATCACGAGCAACGATCAGACCACCTGCCCATGGGTGACTACAAGCACGGAGTGACTTGAGCACATCGTCAGCCTTAGCCAGCTGCTCCACCAAATACTTTGCATCTGGGTTATCCCGTGGTGTATCAAAGACGTGCCACCGACGGTCAGACTGCAACCCTTTGACTTTCTGTAAGTCATGCTCTGGAGATGGGTATACCTCACGCAAGTTTTCCTCTATACCATGCGCATACTCCTCTCCATCTTTACGGGAACGCCAACTGACTGTTCCAACGTATGGAGTGAAATCGACAGGACGCACCGCAGCATCATTCAATGCCTGGCCGTAGTCGTAAGAGAAATGGCAGACTACTTCTTGCATGTTTCGACCCGCACAATCGCGATAACGCACGCCCGGGATAATTCCTCCATCACTTCGAAATGGGGTGCCAGTAGTCATCAGCTTTACCAATGCCTGAGAGAAACACTTTCTATACCCATCACCCCAAGTCATATTGTCTCCAAGGTGGTGCATCTCATCAGCAATCACCATCACCCTGCGCTCCTTGCAATAGTGCTCAAGGAGGTTTCGATAGGCAGGGATTCCGACTTGATGATATGAAAGGACCACACCTTTCTGGTAAGTGAAGTCAAATTCAGCCGAGCGCTTACCTGCTCGTAGAGGCATTGCAAAATACTCTGATTCATCAACAGCCCCCTTACGT
Above is a window of Synechococcus sp. BIOS-U3-1 DNA encoding:
- a CDS encoding DUF3104 domain-containing protein, translated to MSVDHGVYDSPDSERPIFLDVAPGMTVIVKHDLQIGEKRDKDWWMGQVIHCGGAARDPKIHNLFQIADVDTGAIRWVNADLVSHILPATD
- a CDS encoding Nif11-like leader peptide family natural product precursor translates to MSLEQLKAFLEKVKGDSNLQDKLKAAKSPEDIVGIAKEHGHEFTADKISQLSEEELEGVSGGGGDHTKGGSICATMCR
- a CDS encoding Nif11-like leader peptide family natural product precursor gives rise to the protein MSLEQLKAFLEKVKGDSNLQDKLKAAKSPEDVVEIAKEHGHEFTVDKFSLLSEEELEVVAGGFVPPPPPPGPGPGPGVLNNSPVNFAD
- a CDS encoding Nif11-like leader peptide family natural product precursor, which produces MSLEQLKAFLEKVKGDTSLQDRLKAAKSSDDVVSIAKEHGHEFESQHISQLSEKELEGVAGANNTWNKHTCMPCHGGF
- a CDS encoding DEAD/DEAH box helicase — protein: MNIDLEPILPPGLVLRPWQKEVLTMAFEDADGQPLGLIRQAIHQANTPAEAERIPYVLNAFPGTGKTKACFTAAKFLLSHNVVETVIYLVPSDNLRKGAVDESEYFAMPLRAGKRSAEFDFTYQKGVVLSYHQVGIPAYRNLLEHYCKERRVMVIADEMHHLGDNMTWGDGYRKCFSQALVKLMTTGTPFRSDGGIIPGVRYRDCAGRNMQEVVCHFSYDYGQALNDAAVRPVDFTPYVGTVSWRSRKDGEEYAHGIEENLREVYPSPEHDLQKVKGLQSDRRWHVFDTPRDNPDAKYLVEQLAKADDVLKSLRACSHPWAGGLIVARDTDHANEIGGLLETITGQEPAVVHQKISGNAQSQLKLFQGKPEYGYNRDLSRPRWLVSVGMVSEGVDIPFLRVLVWATNISAPLSFYQIVGRVLRKEKGVGFQDAMVFIPKEPGWWELAESMRSATAEYRIKQDRDIGSAGGTSGKHLEREGLGSEGESDGSLLHDGTGSHLISEEERKKAEKWALKYGRSPGDIHQMWLRGGDTQEERKRSWEELIEDFMSDNEEAS